From the Carassius auratus strain Wakin unplaced genomic scaffold, ASM336829v1 scaf_tig00013767, whole genome shotgun sequence genome, one window contains:
- the LOC113074160 gene encoding SRSF protein kinase 3-like: protein MISMNVSSSDNSLPLNSHGKKQKKKNKKHRKAAAVALEISSLELGPQIPSSDELCHILTIRRCTTPPESPPTPPLNLSQSPPDLQPPDPIPHSVPITVVSSPSVLSSPDTSSTPTAPSLVLPAVLSSTPPTPQAPANQTIPPQALSPPPPDFSPPPAELLGSDDEEQENPSDYCEGGYYPVKIGDLFNGRYHVVRKLGWGHFSTVWLCWDLQRKRFVALKVVKSAQHYTETALDEIKLLKCVRDSDPTDPKRERIVQLIDDFKISGVNGVHVCMVLEVLGHQLLKWIIKSNYMGLPLVCVKSILRQVLEGLDYLHTKCKIIHTDIKPENILLDVNEVYVRRLAAEATLWQKAGAPPPSGSSVSTAPREKQMGKLSKNKKKKLKRKAKRQQRLLDERLLDLQRMEELDGVLPPDASGNTRALWRLSEDGEDDHKHAQMNVNGNGHSVGALNKRSPETGSSWLEEGCNGFGPLRFSSPGSGLSGMSGSILSATSESALSTLSGYSTERSLLSPNTYSAADFLVNPLETQNADKIRIKIADLGNACWVHKHFTEDIQTRQYRALEVLIGAEYGPPADIWSTACMAFELATGDYLFEPHSGEDYTRDEDHIAHIIELLGPIPPHFALSGRYSREYFSRRGELRHISNLKPWGLFEVLLEKYEWPLDQAAQFSDFLLTMLEFIPENRATAAECLQHPWINS from the exons ATGATATCGATGAACG TATCCTCCAGCGATAACAGCCTTCCCCTGAACAGCCACGGCAaaaagcagaagaagaaaaacaagaagCACCGCAAAGCAGCGGCAGTAGCACTGGAGATTTCTAGTTTGGAGCTGGG ACCCCAGATCCCCTCCTCAGATGAACTGTGCCACATCCTCACCATCCGCAGATGCACCACCCCTCCAGAGTCGCCCCCGACACCCCCGTTAAACCTTTCCCAGAGTCCCCCAGACCTGCAGCCTCCGGACCCCATCCCTCACTCCGTTCCCATCACAGTGGTTTCCTCACCCAGTGTCCTCTCGTCTCCAGACACATCTTCCACTCCCACAGCACCTTCACTGGTTCTACCTGCTGTTCTCTCCTCGACTCCTCCCACTCCACAGGCCCCGGCCAATCAGACGATCCCACCACAAGCTCTGAGCCCTCCCCCTCCAGACTTTTCCCCACCCCCAGCAGAATTACTCGGGTCAGATGATGAGGAGCAAGAGAATCCGTCAGATTACTGTGAAG gagggTATTATCCAGTGAAGATTGGAGACCTGTTTAATGGCAGATATCATGTGGTCAGGAAACTGGGATGGGGCCATTTCTCCACTGTATGGCTGTGCTGGGATCTACA GCGGAAAAGATTTGTGGCTCTGAAAGTGGTTAAAAGTGCCCAGCACTACACTGAGACTGCACTAGATGAGATTAAACTACTGAAATGT GTGCGAGACAGCGACCCCACAGACCCCAAACGAGAGAGGATCGTTCAGCTTATTGATGATTTTAAAATCTCTGGTGTCAATGGTGTTC ATGTGTGTATGGTACTAGAGGTGCTCGGTCACCAGCTGTTGAAATGGATCATCAAATCCAACTACATGGGTTTGCCTCTGGTCTGTGTGAAGAGCATTCTCAGACAG GTTCTCGAGGGCTTGGATTACTTGCACACGAAATGCAAGATCATCCACACAGACATAAAGCCAGAGAATATCCTTCTGGATGTCAATGAGGTGTATGTGAGACGGCTGGCAGCAGAAGCCACGTTATGGCAGAAGGCTGGAGCTCCGCCCCCTTCTGGCTCCTCcg TTAGCACGGCACCAAGGGAAAAACAG ATGGGTAAATTATcaaagaataagaagaagaagttGAAAAGGAAAGCCAAACGGCAGCAGCGTCTGTTGGACGAGCGGCTGTTGGACCTGCAGAGGATGGAGGAGCTGGACGGAGTTTTACCGCCAGATGCTTCTGGAAACACACGAGCGCTCTGGAGGCTCAGCGAGGACGGAGAGGATGACCACAAACACGCACAAA TGAACGTGAACGGTAATGGACACTCTGTAGGAGCTCTGAATAAACGCAGTCCAGAAACAGGCTCATCGTGGTTGGAGGAGGGCTGTAACGGCTTCGGACCCCTGCGCTTCTCCAGCCCTGGATCGGGTCTGTCCGGCATGTCTGGCTCCATCCTGTCCGCTACCTCTGAGTCGGCTCTGTCCACTCTGTCTGGATACTCCACGGAGCGCTCACTGCTCTCTCCCAACA CATACTCTGCTGCTGATTTCTTAGTGAATCCTCTAGAAACTCAGAACGCAGATAAAATACGCATCAAGATTGCAGACCTAGGCAATGCATGCTGGGTG CACAAGCACTTTACTGAGGACATCCAGACGCGTCAGTACCGAGCTCTGGAGGTGCTGATCGGGGCCGAGTACGGACCCCCGGCTGACATATGGAGCACTGCGTGTATG GCGTTTGAGTTGGCGACCGGAGACTATCTGTTTGAGCCTCACTCAGGAGAGGACTACACTCGAGATGAAG ATCACATAGCTCACATCATTGAGCTGTTGGGTCCCATTCCTCCACACTTCGCCCTGTCAGGCCGATACTCCAGAGAATACTTCAGCCGAAGAG gtgaGCTGAGGCACATCTCAAACCTGAAGCCATGGGGGCTGTTCGAGGTGCTGCTGGAGAAGTACGAGTGGCCACTGGATCAAGCAGCCCAATTCAGCGACTTCCTGCTCACCATGCTCGAGTTCATCCCAGAGAACCGCGCCACAGCTGCCGAGTGTCTACAGCACCCCTGGATCAACTCCTAA